In Acidaminococcus timonensis, one DNA window encodes the following:
- a CDS encoding ABC transporter ATP-binding protein: MLDIKHLSKTFFPGTVNEKKALTDVNLHMEPGDFITIIGGNGAGKSTLLNSIAGVFPIDAGQILIDGVDVSKMPEHKRARYIGRVFQDPMMGTAAGMMIEENLAIASRRGKTPGLSWALKDSDRERFREMLKELDLGLEDRLTSRVGLLSGGQRQALTLLMAAMNKPRLLLLDEHTAALDPKTAEKVLNMTKKVIQRDHLTSLMITHNMRDALRFGNRLIMMNAGHIVVDVGAEEKAKLTIPDLLALFEKASGSELDNDRMMLG, encoded by the coding sequence ATGCTGGACATCAAACATCTATCGAAAACCTTTTTCCCGGGTACGGTCAATGAGAAAAAAGCCCTGACCGATGTGAACCTGCACATGGAACCGGGAGATTTCATCACCATCATCGGGGGCAACGGGGCCGGGAAATCCACCCTGCTGAACTCCATTGCCGGGGTATTCCCCATTGATGCAGGACAGATCCTCATCGACGGGGTGGACGTGAGCAAAATGCCCGAACACAAACGGGCCCGGTACATCGGCCGGGTATTCCAGGATCCCATGATGGGGACTGCCGCAGGCATGATGATCGAGGAGAACCTGGCCATCGCCTCCCGGCGGGGCAAAACACCGGGCCTTTCCTGGGCGCTGAAGGACAGCGACCGGGAGCGGTTCCGGGAAATGCTGAAGGAATTGGATCTGGGTCTGGAAGACCGGCTCACCAGCCGGGTGGGACTTCTTTCCGGGGGCCAGCGGCAGGCCCTGACCCTGCTCATGGCAGCCATGAACAAGCCCCGGCTGCTGCTGCTGGACGAACATACGGCGGCCCTGGATCCCAAAACTGCCGAGAAGGTCCTGAACATGACGAAAAAAGTCATCCAACGGGACCATTTGACATCTTTGATGATTACGCATAATATGAGAGATGCACTTCGCTTCGGCAACCGGTTGATCATGATGAACGCCGGACACATCGTGGTGGATGTGGGTGCAGAAGAAAAAGCCAAATTGACCATTCCGGACCTGCTGGCCCTGTTTGAAAAGGCATCCGGCTCTGAACTGGACAATGATCGCATGATGCTGGGCTGA
- a CDS encoding replication-associated recombination protein A: MEEDSLFAPPAEEPLAARLRPRTLDEFVGQEQLLGPGKILRNLIEEDRISSMIFWGPPGVGKTTLAQIIAHTTRANFINFSAVTSGIKEIRTVMQRADDNRRFGGRTIVFVDEIHRFNRAQQDAFLPFVEKGAIILIGATTENPSFEVNGALLSRCKVFVLKALGREDIKKILQHALRDPRGFGNENVHMEEGCLDFLAEFSNGDARSALSTLEMVVLNGEKKDDGIHVTRELIEQCTAKKSLLYDKSGEEHYNLISALHKSMRNSDPDAAVYWLARMLEAGEDPLYIARRVVRFASEDVGLADSRGLEIAVAAYQACHFIGMPECSVNLTHAVIYLAMAPKSNAMELAYNEAKGDAQKHLNEPVPMNIRNAPTRLMKDLGYGRGYVYAHDTKEKMAAMQCLPDALKDRTYYHPTEQGLEARYKVRLQQIKDWKREHSR, encoded by the coding sequence ATGGAAGAAGACAGTCTGTTCGCTCCCCCGGCGGAGGAACCCCTGGCGGCCCGGCTGCGCCCCCGCACCCTGGATGAGTTCGTGGGGCAGGAGCAGCTGCTGGGCCCCGGCAAGATCCTGCGGAATCTGATTGAGGAAGACCGGATTTCTTCCATGATCTTCTGGGGACCTCCCGGTGTGGGCAAGACCACACTGGCCCAAATCATCGCACATACCACCCGGGCCAATTTCATCAATTTTTCAGCCGTCACCAGCGGCATCAAGGAAATCCGTACGGTGATGCAGAGAGCGGATGACAACCGGCGGTTCGGGGGACGGACCATCGTGTTCGTGGACGAAATCCATCGGTTCAACCGGGCCCAGCAGGATGCGTTCCTGCCTTTTGTGGAAAAAGGGGCCATCATCCTGATCGGGGCCACCACGGAAAATCCTTCCTTTGAGGTGAACGGAGCCCTGCTCAGCCGCTGCAAGGTGTTTGTACTGAAGGCGCTGGGCAGGGAGGATATCAAAAAGATCCTCCAGCATGCCCTTAGGGATCCCCGGGGCTTTGGCAATGAAAATGTCCATATGGAGGAGGGATGCCTGGATTTCCTGGCTGAATTCTCCAACGGGGACGCCCGGTCAGCCCTTTCCACCCTGGAAATGGTGGTGCTGAACGGGGAAAAGAAGGACGACGGCATCCATGTGACCCGGGAACTGATCGAGCAGTGTACGGCCAAAAAATCCCTGCTCTACGACAAGTCCGGGGAAGAACATTACAATCTGATCTCCGCCCTGCACAAATCCATGCGGAATTCGGATCCCGATGCGGCGGTGTACTGGCTGGCCCGGATGCTGGAAGCCGGGGAGGATCCTCTCTACATCGCCCGGCGGGTGGTACGCTTCGCCAGTGAGGACGTGGGACTGGCCGATTCCCGTGGTCTGGAGATCGCAGTGGCGGCCTACCAGGCCTGCCACTTCATCGGCATGCCCGAATGTTCTGTGAACCTGACCCATGCAGTGATCTATCTGGCCATGGCGCCCAAATCCAATGCCATGGAGCTGGCCTACAATGAGGCGAAAGGGGATGCCCAGAAGCACCTGAACGAACCGGTACCCATGAATATCCGCAATGCGCCGACCCGGCTCATGAAGGACCTTGGCTACGGCAGGGGGTATGTATACGCCCACGATACGAAAGAGAAGATGGCGGCCATGCAGTGTCTGCCCGATGCCTTGAAGGACCGGACCTACTATCATCCCACGGAGCAGGGCCTGGAGGCCCGGTATAAGGTCCGGCTGCAGCAGATCAAGGACTGGAAGCGGGAACACAGCCGCTAG
- a CDS encoding ClC family H(+)/Cl(-) exchange transporter, protein MNEADRQKTLEGMLHIPNLKLKLAFEGILVGVATGLCIILLRLCLGFVAKNRSRMVHFLQNVPPSYTLIWVAALILVALIIALLVRWAPIAGGSGIPQVRGIVLGLEKSTHWARVILVKLVDTSLGIGAGLSMGREGPSVQIGAMTGQGVGNALNNTNLEKRALISSGAGAGLAAAFNAPMAGVMFTMEAIHKNLSSMVMVPTLMACMTTTVMVHWFFGRETVLTFPEMPFLPLELLPHVIGLGLFSGFLGVAFNKGSLRIGRFYSLPIFKKDWMKIAFPLLLTIPLTYFLPQVLGAGDGVIEAMISLKGTLSMILVVLLGKFLFTILSTGSGAPGGSLQPMLVLGSLCGALYGNLMVLLGLLPEAYRLNMVMLGMAGWFAGSVRAPVTAILLLLEMTGRFYHLVPLGIVTLFAYAAGEMVHDTPIFDAMLERALRKTSRVKELVEAPAEQMLVEVAVEGGSPVEGKTLQEIRLPGRALVICVRRGDADIIPQANTVLMGGDYVYLIPNHAHLHQLNRLFKTQNETV, encoded by the coding sequence ATGAATGAGGCAGATAGACAGAAAACCCTGGAGGGGATGCTGCACATTCCCAACCTGAAGCTGAAACTGGCTTTTGAGGGGATCCTGGTGGGGGTGGCGACCGGGCTGTGCATCATCCTGCTGCGGCTCTGTCTGGGCTTTGTGGCGAAGAACCGGTCCCGGATGGTGCATTTTCTCCAGAATGTACCCCCGTCCTATACCCTGATCTGGGTGGCTGCCCTGATCCTGGTTGCCCTGATCATTGCCCTGCTGGTACGCTGGGCGCCCATTGCCGGGGGAAGCGGCATTCCCCAGGTGCGGGGCATTGTACTGGGGCTGGAAAAAAGTACCCACTGGGCCCGGGTCATCCTGGTGAAACTGGTGGATACGTCCCTGGGCATCGGAGCCGGGCTCTCCATGGGACGGGAAGGGCCTTCGGTGCAGATCGGGGCCATGACAGGCCAGGGCGTGGGCAACGCCCTGAACAACACCAACCTGGAAAAACGGGCCCTGATCAGCAGCGGGGCCGGTGCCGGACTGGCAGCCGCCTTCAATGCGCCCATGGCCGGGGTCATGTTCACCATGGAAGCCATCCACAAGAACCTGTCCTCCATGGTCATGGTACCCACCCTGATGGCCTGTATGACCACCACGGTGATGGTCCACTGGTTCTTTGGCAGAGAAACGGTGCTGACCTTTCCTGAGATGCCGTTCCTGCCTCTGGAACTGCTTCCCCACGTGATTGGCCTGGGGCTGTTTTCCGGATTTTTGGGCGTGGCCTTCAACAAAGGGTCTCTCCGCATCGGAAGATTCTACAGCCTGCCCATTTTCAAAAAGGACTGGATGAAGATTGCGTTCCCCCTGCTGCTCACCATTCCCCTGACCTATTTCCTGCCCCAGGTGCTGGGCGCCGGGGATGGGGTCATCGAGGCCATGATCAGTCTGAAGGGAACCTTGTCCATGATCCTGGTGGTGCTGCTGGGCAAGTTCCTCTTCACCATTTTGAGCACCGGTTCCGGAGCTCCCGGCGGCAGCCTGCAGCCCATGCTGGTGCTGGGCAGCCTGTGCGGCGCTCTGTATGGGAATCTGATGGTGCTGCTGGGACTTTTGCCGGAAGCTTACCGGCTGAACATGGTCATGCTGGGCATGGCCGGCTGGTTTGCCGGGTCTGTGCGGGCACCGGTGACAGCCATTCTGCTGCTGCTGGAAATGACCGGGCGGTTCTACCACCTGGTGCCACTGGGCATTGTTACCCTTTTCGCCTATGCGGCCGGGGAAATGGTCCACGATACGCCCATTTTTGATGCCATGCTGGAACGGGCCCTGAGGAAAACTTCCCGGGTCAAGGAGCTGGTGGAGGCACCGGCGGAACAGATGCTGGTGGAAGTGGCGGTGGAAGGAGGATCCCCGGTGGAAGGGAAGACCCTCCAGGAAATCCGGCTGCCGGGCAGGGCCCTGGTAATCTGTGTACGGCGGGGAGATGCGGATATCATTCCCCAGGCCAATACGGTGCTCATGGGGGGGGACTATGTGTACCTGATCCCCAATCATGCCCATCTCCATCAATTGAATCGATTGTTCAAGACCCAGAATGAAACCGTGTGA
- the putP gene encoding sodium/proline symporter PutP produces the protein MHIALSTVIALVLYFSVLIGIGLITYKKDEDMEGYALGGRALGPWVTSMSAEASDMSGWMLMGLPGYAYMAGISAFWIALGLILGTWVNWVVIAKRLRIFTRVMGNAITLPEYFDNRFYDKHKKLRIASAFFIFIFFLIYTSSSFVAGGKLFNTAFGLDYRYSLFLTAGIVVFYTLMGGFAAVCWTDLFQGFLMFFSILVVPITAMYTIGGVDATMERLNSISPNYFNLFQGADGSMLSLTAIISLLAWGLGYFGQPHILVRFMAIRDPKSIKQATHIAVTWVVISLAMAVLVGLTGRVYLGDVLKGGAAETVFIQMTGHFYHPFVAGIITSGILGAIMSTSDSQLLVAASSFTTDFYKILINPKASAGELVRMSRMMIIVVSALSLVLAMNPDSMILNIVSYAWAGFGAAFGPLVLFSLFWRRMTTDGAFAGIVVGGTTVLVWKNFFAFTGVYEIIPGFILSSLAILLVSKLDKEPEPDVVARYDEAVAKLREE, from the coding sequence ATGCACATCGCATTGAGCACGGTGATCGCCCTGGTCCTGTATTTTTCGGTCCTGATCGGGATCGGACTGATCACGTATAAAAAGGATGAGGACATGGAAGGCTACGCCCTAGGGGGACGGGCCCTGGGGCCCTGGGTCACTTCCATGAGTGCCGAAGCCTCGGACATGAGCGGCTGGATGCTCATGGGGCTGCCGGGCTATGCCTACATGGCCGGCATCAGCGCCTTCTGGATTGCTCTAGGGCTGATCCTGGGCACCTGGGTGAACTGGGTGGTGATCGCCAAACGGCTGCGGATCTTCACCCGGGTCATGGGCAATGCCATCACCCTGCCGGAATACTTCGACAACCGGTTCTACGACAAACACAAAAAGCTGCGGATTGCTTCTGCCTTTTTCATTTTCATCTTTTTCCTGATCTACACCTCCTCCAGCTTTGTAGCCGGTGGCAAGCTGTTCAATACGGCTTTCGGGCTGGATTACCGGTATTCCCTGTTCCTGACGGCGGGCATCGTGGTGTTCTACACCCTGATGGGCGGTTTTGCAGCCGTATGCTGGACGGACCTGTTCCAGGGCTTTTTGATGTTCTTCTCCATCCTGGTGGTGCCCATCACGGCCATGTACACCATCGGCGGGGTGGATGCCACCATGGAACGGCTGAATTCCATCAGCCCCAACTATTTCAACCTGTTCCAGGGCGCTGATGGCAGCATGCTGAGCCTGACCGCCATCATTTCCCTGCTGGCCTGGGGGCTGGGATATTTCGGCCAGCCCCATATCCTGGTGCGTTTCATGGCCATCCGGGATCCCAAAAGCATCAAACAGGCCACCCACATCGCGGTGACCTGGGTGGTGATTTCTCTGGCCATGGCCGTGCTGGTGGGGCTCACCGGGCGGGTCTATCTGGGAGACGTCCTCAAGGGGGGCGCCGCTGAAACGGTCTTCATCCAGATGACCGGTCATTTCTATCATCCCTTTGTGGCCGGGATCATCACATCCGGTATCCTGGGTGCCATCATGAGTACGTCGGACAGCCAGCTGCTGGTGGCTGCCTCCTCCTTCACCACGGACTTCTACAAGATCCTGATCAATCCGAAAGCCTCCGCAGGGGAACTGGTACGGATGAGCCGGATGATGATCATCGTGGTCTCCGCGCTTTCCCTGGTGCTGGCCATGAATCCTGACAGCATGATCCTAAACATCGTGTCCTATGCCTGGGCCGGATTCGGAGCCGCCTTCGGACCTCTGGTCCTCTTCTCCCTGTTCTGGCGGCGGATGACCACGGACGGGGCCTTTGCCGGCATCGTGGTGGGCGGTACCACGGTCCTGGTGTGGAAGAACTTCTTCGCCTTCACCGGGGTCTATGAAATCATTCCCGGATTCATCCTGTCCTCCCTGGCCATCCTGCTGGTCAGCAAGCTGGACAAGGAACCGGAACCGGACGTGGTGGCCCGGTACGACGAAGCCGTTGCAAAGCTGAGGGAAGAATGA
- a CDS encoding N-acetylmuramoyl-L-alanine amidase family protein has product MLKKLLLLVFCLVACLGTGNAQAASKIQNVVYGVNPNGRLRIVLDTNQATKYKTEMLDNELRVTVYGNLKSSIPRVTTPKNATYVSRVYLERKVNSTVVHVNMKKPLQKGMFNVFSLKEDRVAKRPTRVVVDVIAAPPQKTFTPKNTKRPSSSPWTKPSGPRFGNTYSVVGGIRGKRITLDAGHGGTDPGTHGLRTGTFEKDVTLPITKKVKALLEKKGAIVYMTRTTDVDVYGPDATDAEELQARVDVAENSHSDMFISIHINASENTSVGGFSTYYYPKTKYDIQVAQCIQDQLMKTADVDDLGVRFANFYVNKRSTMPGALVECLFLTNAREEKLLISDWFQNKVANAIADGIEDFYNQHQGG; this is encoded by the coding sequence GTGTTAAAAAAACTGCTGTTACTTGTTTTCTGTCTGGTGGCGTGTCTGGGAACGGGCAACGCCCAGGCAGCGTCGAAAATCCAGAATGTGGTCTACGGTGTCAATCCCAATGGACGGTTGCGGATCGTCCTGGATACCAACCAGGCGACGAAATATAAGACGGAGATGCTGGACAATGAACTGCGGGTTACCGTGTACGGCAATCTGAAGTCCTCCATTCCCCGGGTGACCACGCCCAAGAATGCCACCTATGTATCCCGGGTGTATCTGGAACGGAAGGTCAATTCCACAGTGGTCCATGTGAATATGAAGAAACCCCTGCAAAAGGGAATGTTCAATGTGTTCAGCCTGAAGGAAGACCGGGTTGCCAAACGGCCCACCCGGGTGGTGGTGGACGTGATCGCGGCACCGCCTCAGAAAACGTTCACGCCGAAGAATACCAAACGGCCCAGCAGCTCTCCCTGGACCAAGCCCAGCGGACCCCGGTTCGGCAATACCTATTCCGTAGTGGGCGGCATCCGGGGCAAACGGATCACCCTGGATGCCGGCCACGGCGGCACGGATCCCGGGACCCACGGACTGCGCACAGGGACCTTTGAAAAGGACGTGACGCTGCCCATCACCAAGAAGGTGAAGGCTCTGCTGGAGAAGAAGGGTGCCATTGTCTATATGACCCGGACCACGGACGTGGATGTGTACGGGCCCGATGCCACCGATGCCGAAGAACTGCAGGCACGGGTGGATGTGGCGGAAAACAGCCATTCGGACATGTTCATCAGCATCCATATCAATGCCAGCGAAAATACCAGCGTAGGCGGGTTCTCCACCTATTATTATCCCAAGACCAAGTATGATATCCAGGTGGCCCAGTGCATCCAGGACCAGCTGATGAAGACAGCCGATGTGGATGATCTGGGCGTACGGTTCGCCAACTTCTATGTGAACAAGCGGAGCACCATGCCGGGTGCACTGGTGGAATGTCTGTTCCTGACCAATGCCCGGGAAGAGAAACTGCTGATTTCCGATTGGTTCCAGAATAAGGTGGCCAACGCTATTGCCGACGGAATCGAAGACTTCTACAATCAGCACCAGGGAGGTTGA
- a CDS encoding diaminopimelate decarboxylase family protein, protein MKKVPFVTKEQVEKIAETFPTPFYVYDEKGIRETVRSIYKAFAWNKGYKEYFAVKATPLPGILKIMKEEGCGTDCSSYPELLLSDVCGFKGHDIMFSSNDTPVKDMQEAYKLGAIINLDDFTMIDFLEQVAGIPETICCRYNPGGVFSLGNDIMDNPGDSKYGMTKDQLREAFKILKKKGVKHFGIHAFLASNTVSNGYYPELARQLFQLAVEMKHDTGVAVEFINLSGGVGIPYKPDQVPNDIAVIGEGVHKVYDEVLVPEGMGNVALFTEMGRFVTGPYGALVTRVLHFKHIYKEYVGVDACAANLMRPAMYGAYHHITVLGKEDAPCDHTYDVTGGLCENNDKFAIDRKLPEIEKGDYLFIHDAGAHGSAMGYNYNAKLWCAELLLKEDGSVELLRRAETPKDYFATLDFTGLFNNLKDE, encoded by the coding sequence ATGAAGAAAGTTCCATTTGTCACGAAAGAACAGGTAGAAAAAATCGCGGAAACATTTCCGACACCATTCTATGTCTACGACGAAAAAGGCATCCGGGAAACGGTGCGCAGCATTTATAAGGCTTTTGCCTGGAACAAGGGCTACAAGGAATATTTTGCCGTCAAAGCCACGCCGCTGCCCGGCATCCTGAAAATCATGAAAGAAGAAGGCTGTGGAACGGACTGCTCTTCCTATCCGGAACTGCTGCTCAGTGATGTGTGCGGATTCAAAGGGCACGATATCATGTTCTCCTCCAATGATACGCCTGTGAAAGATATGCAGGAAGCCTACAAACTGGGGGCCATCATCAATCTGGATGATTTCACCATGATCGACTTCCTGGAACAGGTGGCCGGCATTCCGGAAACCATCTGCTGCCGGTACAACCCGGGTGGTGTGTTCTCCCTGGGCAATGACATCATGGACAACCCCGGTGATTCCAAATATGGGATGACCAAGGATCAGCTGCGGGAAGCCTTTAAGATCCTGAAGAAAAAGGGTGTCAAACATTTCGGCATCCATGCGTTCCTGGCCAGCAACACCGTATCCAATGGCTATTATCCGGAACTGGCCCGGCAGCTGTTCCAGCTGGCCGTGGAAATGAAACACGATACCGGTGTGGCTGTGGAATTCATCAACCTGTCCGGTGGCGTGGGGATCCCCTACAAACCGGATCAGGTCCCCAATGACATCGCTGTGATCGGCGAAGGGGTCCATAAGGTATACGATGAAGTCCTGGTACCGGAAGGCATGGGCAATGTAGCCCTGTTCACCGAAATGGGCCGCTTCGTCACCGGTCCTTATGGTGCCCTGGTTACCAGGGTGCTGCATTTCAAACACATCTACAAGGAATATGTGGGTGTGGATGCCTGCGCCGCCAACCTGATGCGGCCGGCCATGTATGGAGCGTACCATCACATCACCGTGCTGGGCAAGGAAGATGCCCCCTGTGACCATACCTATGATGTGACCGGCGGCCTGTGCGAAAACAACGATAAATTTGCCATCGACCGGAAACTGCCGGAAATCGAAAAAGGGGACTACCTGTTTATCCACGATGCCGGGGCCCATGGTTCGGCCATGGGGTACAACTACAACGCCAAACTGTGGTGTGCAGAACTGCTGCTGAAGGAAGATGGTTCTGTAGAATTGCTGCGGCGGGCCGAGACTCCCAAGGATTATTTCGCTACCCTGGATTTCACCGGCCTGTTCAACAACCTGAAAGATGAATGA
- a CDS encoding bifunctional ADP-dependent NAD(P)H-hydrate dehydratase/NAD(P)H-hydrate epimerase yields MKLIASAAMKKVDTKAIGEMGIPEAVLIENAGRAVADAAQELLETVKDRKIILFVGKGNNGGDGLAAARFLLKRGALVTLVLAEAPESFGPGAALQYKIDASFPFTILRWEKDQNDVLQACAQADLFVDALLGTSFHGKVREPIRSLLETLQMVPVPVLAVDIPSGVAADTGHTDVALHARLTVTMIAPKPGLYLYPGAGYTGRIVLADLDTPPSLVLEAESRAELLTEDLVQHTLPKRPPNAHKGMNGRIGILAGSLGYAGAAELCSKAAVRAGAGLVTLYTQPEVLQPLIIKSTEVMVRPVTEASLKAFQAYDVVAAGPGAGKAPETVQYLRELLPQLQQPLVLDADGLNALAGDDALLQSLKHKIFTPHPGEMARLLGVPVSQVLEDPVAAAREGARKWQAVVVLKCTPTIIAQPDGQIYINTTGNEGMATGGCGDVLTGTIAALLGQGLNLVRAACCGVYLHGLAGDLAAANGTIGLAAGDLLEKLPQAIDRTKAR; encoded by the coding sequence ATGAAACTCATTGCAAGTGCAGCCATGAAAAAAGTGGATACGAAAGCCATCGGCGAGATGGGGATCCCGGAAGCAGTCCTGATCGAGAATGCAGGCCGGGCTGTGGCCGATGCTGCCCAGGAACTGCTGGAGACTGTGAAGGACAGGAAAATCATCCTGTTCGTGGGCAAGGGCAACAACGGCGGAGATGGACTGGCCGCTGCCCGGTTCCTGTTGAAGCGGGGTGCCCTGGTGACCCTGGTACTGGCCGAGGCGCCGGAAAGCTTCGGCCCGGGAGCCGCTCTCCAGTATAAGATCGATGCCAGCTTCCCCTTTACCATCCTGCGTTGGGAAAAGGACCAGAACGATGTGCTCCAGGCCTGTGCCCAGGCGGATCTGTTTGTGGATGCCCTGCTGGGAACCAGCTTCCACGGCAAGGTGCGGGAACCCATCCGGTCCCTGCTGGAGACCCTGCAGATGGTTCCTGTACCCGTACTGGCCGTGGATATCCCCAGCGGGGTGGCTGCTGATACGGGCCATACGGACGTGGCCCTCCACGCCCGGCTGACCGTGACCATGATTGCGCCCAAACCGGGGCTGTATCTGTACCCCGGTGCCGGTTATACGGGCAGGATCGTCCTGGCCGATCTGGATACACCGCCTTCTCTTGTCCTGGAAGCAGAAAGCCGGGCAGAACTGTTGACAGAGGATCTGGTGCAGCACACCCTGCCCAAACGGCCTCCCAATGCCCATAAGGGCATGAACGGGCGCATCGGCATCCTGGCCGGCAGCCTGGGCTATGCCGGGGCGGCGGAACTGTGCTCCAAGGCCGCTGTGCGGGCCGGGGCCGGTCTGGTGACCCTGTATACCCAGCCGGAAGTGCTGCAGCCGCTGATCATCAAATCCACGGAAGTGATGGTGCGGCCGGTGACGGAAGCAAGTCTGAAAGCCTTCCAGGCCTACGATGTAGTAGCCGCCGGACCGGGCGCCGGAAAGGCACCGGAAACCGTCCAGTATCTGCGGGAACTTCTGCCCCAGTTGCAGCAGCCGCTGGTCTTGGATGCGGACGGGCTCAATGCCCTGGCCGGGGACGATGCCCTGCTGCAATCCCTGAAACATAAAATATTTACCCCCCATCCGGGAGAAATGGCCCGGTTGCTGGGCGTACCGGTCAGCCAGGTGCTGGAGGATCCGGTGGCGGCAGCCCGGGAAGGGGCCAGGAAGTGGCAGGCTGTGGTGGTGCTGAAATGTACCCCCACCATCATTGCCCAACCCGATGGCCAGATCTACATCAATACCACCGGGAACGAAGGGATGGCCACCGGCGGCTGCGGTGATGTGCTCACCGGTACCATTGCCGCCCTGCTGGGCCAGGGACTGAACCTGGTGCGGGCTGCCTGCTGCGGCGTATACCTCCATGGGCTGGCCGGTGATCTGGCCGCTGCAAACGGTACCATCGGCCTGGCAGCCGGTGATCTGCTGGAAAAACTGCCCCAGGCCATCGACCGGACAAAAGCCAGATGA
- a CDS encoding GerMN domain-containing protein: protein MQKTLTQWTAVLLVGAGLFLGGCGAAQTTNPDAPKSGQTVAEQDQKASRTQASQFTIYRAGKGGKLTAGTVKLTASREKLPLQLLKELVEKRPEGDTTFPKGLKVNKVTVKGQVATVDFSKEFRTRRGDQDTVLMLYAIVDTLTELPEIQSVQFTSAGKKVTVLGGQDLETPLKRNKSYIAK, encoded by the coding sequence ATGCAGAAAACGCTGACCCAATGGACCGCCGTGCTCCTGGTGGGAGCCGGACTGTTTCTGGGCGGCTGCGGAGCGGCCCAGACGACGAACCCGGATGCCCCGAAAAGCGGGCAGACCGTGGCAGAACAGGATCAGAAAGCATCTCGGACCCAAGCCAGCCAGTTTACTATCTACCGGGCCGGGAAGGGCGGCAAGCTCACCGCCGGTACGGTGAAGCTCACCGCCAGCCGGGAGAAGCTGCCCCTGCAGCTCCTGAAGGAACTGGTGGAGAAGCGGCCGGAGGGGGACACCACGTTCCCCAAAGGCTTGAAAGTCAACAAGGTCACGGTGAAGGGCCAGGTGGCTACGGTGGATTTCAGCAAGGAATTCCGCACCCGCAGGGGAGACCAGGATACGGTGCTGATGCTGTATGCCATCGTGGATACCCTGACGGAACTGCCGGAGATCCAGTCCGTACAGTTTACCAGTGCCGGCAAAAAGGTTACGGTGCTGGGAGGACAGGACCTGGAAACCCCGTTGAAGCGGAACAAATCATACATTGCAAAGTAA
- the acpS gene encoding holo-ACP synthase, which translates to MIIGIGVDILEVGRMERALKQTGFREKVFTDEEIAYCEKKGAHSVESYAARYAAKEALGKALGTGIHLSQLQQVEILVDEKTGAPRLHLMGQLRVAALTRQVERIHVSLSHTAENAIAQVLLEE; encoded by the coding sequence ATGATCATTGGAATCGGTGTGGATATCCTGGAAGTGGGCCGGATGGAACGGGCCCTGAAACAGACAGGCTTCAGGGAAAAAGTATTTACCGACGAGGAAATCGCCTATTGCGAAAAGAAGGGCGCCCACAGTGTGGAATCCTATGCAGCCCGGTATGCGGCCAAGGAAGCCCTGGGCAAGGCCCTGGGGACGGGCATCCATCTGAGCCAGCTCCAGCAGGTGGAAATCCTGGTGGATGAAAAGACCGGGGCTCCCCGGCTCCATCTCATGGGACAGCTGCGGGTAGCCGCTCTGACCCGGCAGGTGGAACGGATCCATGTAAGCCTGAGCCATACTGCGGAAAATGCCATTGCCCAAGTACTGTTGGAGGAATAA